In Achromobacter pestifer, the DNA window CGCAATGCGGGCAGATTTCGCGCGGATGGAACACGTGGCGCGCGCAATCCGCGCAGCGCTGGATCAGGAAGCGCCCCTGCGCCAGATGGTCGAAGTACTGCTTCTGCGTCCCCGTGTCGGCGGTTGGTGCGCTGCTCATCGTGATTCTCCATGGTTCGCGGGCTGTTGCAGCGCCGCGATTTCGGCTTCGGTGCATCCGAGCCTGGCGCTCAAGACGCTCTGTGTGTCGGCGCCCAGCAAGGGTGCCGCATTGCGGTAGGCGACCGGACTGCCCGAGAAACGCATCGGACTGCGGACCTGCGGCACGCTGCCGCAAACCGGATGCGGCAACGAGAACTTCAGGCCTCGCGCCCGCACCTGCGGGTCCTGATGGACCTGGGCGATGTCATTGATCACGCCCACCGGCACCCCGGCGGCATCCAGCAGGCTGACCCATTCGTCGCGGCCGCGCGTGAGGAACAACCGCTCCAGATCGGGAATGAGCGTGCCCTTGCCGAGCACGCGGCCGGTATTGGTCCGATAGCGCTCGTCCTCGGCCAGATCCGGGCGTCCCGCGGCCGCGCAGAACTTCTGGAACTGGCCGTCGTTGCCGACCCCCAGCACCACATAGCCATCCGCAGCCTCGAACACCTGGTAAGGCGCCAGGTTGACGTGGGCATTGCCTTCGCGCCGCGGCACCTCGCCAGACAGGAAGTAATTGAAGTTCTGCACGCCCAGCGCCGCTACCTGGCAATCCAGCATGGAGATGTCGATGTGCTGGCCCAGGCCGCTGCGGCTGCGCTCATGCAGCGCCGCGAGGATGGCGCTGGTGGCGTACATGCCCGCCATCAGGTCGGCGGCGGCATTGCCGGCCTTTTGCGGACCGCCGCCAGGCAGCGCATCCTTTTCACCGGTGATGCTCATCAATCCGCCCAGCGCCTGGATCACGAAGTCATAGCCGGGCTTTTCCGCGTAGGGCCCGTCCTGGCCGAAGCCCGTGATGGAGCAATAGATGAGGCGCGGATTCAGCTCCCGCAGGCTGGCGTAGTCCAGGCCGTACTTGCGCAGGCCGCCCACCTTGAAATTCTCGACGAAGATGTCGCAGCCGGCTGCCAGCCGGCGCACCGCGTCCGCGCCGGCCTGGGTCGCGATGTCCAGCGCCAACGACTTCTTGTTGCGGTTGGCGGCCAGGTAATACGCCGATTCCTGCGTGCGCCGGCCTTCGGCGTCCATCAGGTTGGGCGGCCCCCAGCCCCGGGTGTCGTCGCCCGACAGCGGGCGTTCGATCTTCAGCACTTCGGCGCCCAGGTCGGCCAGGTTCTGTGTGCACCAGGGGCCCGCCATGATGCGGGTCATATCCAGCACCGTGATGCCGCCAAGCGGAGGTTCTCTGTTAGACATAGGATGTGTGTACGTGGATGAGAGAAGGAAAAACCTCAGCGGGCATGGAAAGCGCCACCGTCGCGCGCCTGGGCGAGCAGCAGCGGCGCGGGCGTCCAGTACAGCTCGCCTGCCTGGCTGGCGTAGTGGCGGATGCGCTCGCAGATGCGGGCCGCGCCGATCTGGTCCGCATGGAACATCGGACCGCCGCGCCAGCGCGGAAAGCCGTAGCCGTTGAGCCAGATGGTGTCGATGTCTTCCGGCCGGCTGGCGACGCCTTCGCCCAGGATCAGCGCCCCTTCGTTGATCATGGCGTAGAGGCAGCGCTCCAGGATCTCGTCGTCGGAAATGGCGCGCCGCGTGATGCCGCGCCTTTCCGCGTTGCGCACGATCAGTTCGGAAATGGCGGGGTCCACCGAACGTTTGCGCTGCGCGTCATAGGTATAGAATCCCGCGCCGGTCTTCTGCCCCAGCCGTCCCGCCGCGACGATTTCGTCGAGGATATTGCAGGCCGCCTCGCGTTCGCTCAACCGGTCCAGCCGGCTCTGGCGGTTGCGCCAGGCAACGTCCAGGCCCGCCAGGTCGTTCAGCTGGAACTGCCCCATCGGGAAGCCGAACTCGCACAGCACGCGGTCGACCTGCTCGGGCAGCGCGCCTTCCTCCAGCATGAAGTAGCACTCGCGGGTGCGTCGCGCCAGCATGCGGTTGCCGACGAAGCCGTCGGACACCCCCACCATCACCGCCACCTTGCCCAGGCGCTTGCCCAAGGCCTGGGTCGTGGCCAGCGCCCGCGGCGAACTGCGCGCGCCGCGCACGTTCTCCAGCAGTTTCATGATGTGGGCGGGGCTGAAGAAATGCATGCCGACGACATTCTCCGGACGGCGCAGGCCCGCTGCCAATGCATCGATATCCAGGAACGAGGTATTGGTGGCGATCAGCGCGTCCGGCCGCAGGTTCTCTTCGATACTGGCCAGCACCTGCCGCTTGATGCCCATGTCCTCGAAGACGGCCTCCACCACGAGGTCGCAGTCGCGCAGCGGCTCGTATTGCAGCGTCGGCGTCAGCGCGTCGCCGCGCGCGCGCTGCGTGGCTTCGGTGATGCGTCCCTTCGCCACGTCGTTGCGGTAGGTCTTGCCTATGGTCTCGACGCTGGACGCCAGCACCTTTTCGTTCTGCTCGACCAGCACCACAGGGATACCCGCATTCAGGAAACACATCGCGATCCCCGTGCCCATCGTGCCGGCGCCGACCACGCCTGCCTTGCGCACCGGCGCCGCATCCTCGGCCGGCAGGCCGGCGGGCTTGGTCGCCACACGTTCGGCGAAGAAGGCGTGGCGCAAGGCTTGCGCCTGGGGCGACGTCACCAGTTCCCGGAACCGCTCGCGGCCATAGGCCACGCTGTCTTCGAAACTCGAGGCGACGCTGCGCACGGCCACATCGACGCAAGCCTGCGGCGCCAACTGGCCGCGATGGCTGGCCTGGAACCTGGCGCGCGCGGCTTCGAACACCTGAGGTTCGCAGGCCTGCGCCGGCAATTCCCGTGTGCGCCGCACCCCCTGGCCCTGCGCCAGCAGGCGCTGGGCGAACGCAATGGCGGCGGCCCGGACATCGTCCTGCGCCAGCGCGTCGGCCACTCCGGCTTCCAGCGCTTCTGCCGCGCCTATCGGCTTGCCGCCCGCGGCCATGTCCAGCGCCTTGTCGATGCCCGCCAAGCGCAGCAGCCGGGGGATGCCGCCAGCCCCGGGGATGATGCCCAGGGTGGACTCGGGCAGGCCCAGGCGGGCTTGCGCATCCACCACCCGGTAGTGGCAGCCCAGGGCCAGTTCCAGCCCCCCGCCCAGCGCGGAACCGTGGATCGCCGCGACCACGGGCTTGGCGCTGGATTCGATGGCGTGGATCACCTCCGACAGGTGCGGGTCCAGCGGCGGCTTGCCGAACTCCTTGATGTCGGCCCCGGCCACGAAGGTAGCGCCGGCGCAGGCGATGACGATGGCTTGGGTCTCGTCATCGCCCACTGCCTGCTCAATGGCCTGCAGCAGGCCGGCGCGCACCGCCTGTGACGTGGCGTTGACCGGTGGATGGTCGATGACGATGGCGCGGATGTTTCCGCTAAGCGTGGAAGTTACGGCTTGCATGGTTGTCCTGGAGTGATGGCGGCCTCGCCGCCGGTGTTCAGCGCGATGCCTGCAGCGGCACCTTGGCCGTCTTGATGACCTGGGCCCACTTGTCCTTTTCCTGACCGATGTAGCGCCCGAAGCCCTCGGGCGTATCAGTCTGCGGCTCCATGCCCTGTTGCCGCAGCCATTGCGTGAAGTCGGGCTTGCCCACCATCTCGCGCAACGCGGCGTTGAGCTGCGCCACGACGGGCTGCGGCGTGCCGGCGGGCGCGAGCAGCCCATACCAGCCTGCCGCCTGGAATCCCGGATAGCCGGATTCGGCCACGGTAGGTACTTGCGGCAGCGACTGGATGCGCTGCGCGGTTTCCACCGCCAGGGGCACCAGCTGCCCCGACTGGATCAGCGGCACCAGCGTGATCGCGTTGTCGCTGACGGCGGAGATCAAGCCCGACTGCACGTCGACCAGCGCCGCCGAACTGCCCTTGTAAGGCACGTGCAGCATGTCCACGCCCGCGGTCGACTTGAGCAGCTCCATGGACAGATGCTGCGTCGATCCCGTGCCGGCCGAACCGAAAGTCAGCTTGCCGGGATCCTTCTTCGCCAGGGCCAGGAATTCGCCCAGTGACTTCGGCCCGAGCTTGGGACTGACGGCAATGACCAGGGGCGAGACGGCCACGATGGTGATGGGCGCAAAGTCCTTCACCGGGTCGTAGGGCAGCTGCTGGTACAGCGAAGGATTGATGGACATCGCCCCCGAGAAGGTCATGCCCAGGGTGTAGCCGTCGGCGGGCGCCTTGGCGATGGCCGACATGCCCACGATGGCGGCCGCGCCGGGCTTGTTCTCGATGACCACGGGCTGGCCGAATTTCTCCGTCAGCCCCCGGCCTATCATGCGCGCCAGCGTATCGGCGGCGCCGCCGGCCGCGGCGGGCACGATCATGCGGATGGGTTTGTCGGGATACGGCGCGGCTAGCGCGACCGTCGCGTTCATGGCCGCGCAGGAAAGGACCAGGCTTTGCAGGATGCGTT includes these proteins:
- a CDS encoding CaiB/BaiF CoA transferase family protein, yielding MSNREPPLGGITVLDMTRIMAGPWCTQNLADLGAEVLKIERPLSGDDTRGWGPPNLMDAEGRRTQESAYYLAANRNKKSLALDIATQAGADAVRRLAAGCDIFVENFKVGGLRKYGLDYASLRELNPRLIYCSITGFGQDGPYAEKPGYDFVIQALGGLMSITGEKDALPGGGPQKAGNAAADLMAGMYATSAILAALHERSRSGLGQHIDISMLDCQVAALGVQNFNYFLSGEVPRREGNAHVNLAPYQVFEAADGYVVLGVGNDGQFQKFCAAAGRPDLAEDERYRTNTGRVLGKGTLIPDLERLFLTRGRDEWVSLLDAAGVPVGVINDIAQVHQDPQVRARGLKFSLPHPVCGSVPQVRSPMRFSGSPVAYRNAAPLLGADTQSVLSARLGCTEAEIAALQQPANHGESR
- a CDS encoding 3-hydroxyacyl-CoA dehydrogenase NAD-binding domain-containing protein translates to MQAVTSTLSGNIRAIVIDHPPVNATSQAVRAGLLQAIEQAVGDDETQAIVIACAGATFVAGADIKEFGKPPLDPHLSEVIHAIESSAKPVVAAIHGSALGGGLELALGCHYRVVDAQARLGLPESTLGIIPGAGGIPRLLRLAGIDKALDMAAGGKPIGAAEALEAGVADALAQDDVRAAAIAFAQRLLAQGQGVRRTRELPAQACEPQVFEAARARFQASHRGQLAPQACVDVAVRSVASSFEDSVAYGRERFRELVTSPQAQALRHAFFAERVATKPAGLPAEDAAPVRKAGVVGAGTMGTGIAMCFLNAGIPVVLVEQNEKVLASSVETIGKTYRNDVAKGRITEATQRARGDALTPTLQYEPLRDCDLVVEAVFEDMGIKRQVLASIEENLRPDALIATNTSFLDIDALAAGLRRPENVVGMHFFSPAHIMKLLENVRGARSSPRALATTQALGKRLGKVAVMVGVSDGFVGNRMLARRTRECYFMLEEGALPEQVDRVLCEFGFPMGQFQLNDLAGLDVAWRNRQSRLDRLSEREAACNILDEIVAAGRLGQKTGAGFYTYDAQRKRSVDPAISELIVRNAERRGITRRAISDDEILERCLYAMINEGALILGEGVASRPEDIDTIWLNGYGFPRWRGGPMFHADQIGAARICERIRHYASQAGELYWTPAPLLLAQARDGGAFHAR
- a CDS encoding Bug family tripartite tricarboxylate transporter substrate binding protein: MKRILQSLVLSCAAMNATVALAAPYPDKPIRMIVPAAAGGAADTLARMIGRGLTEKFGQPVVIENKPGAAAIVGMSAIAKAPADGYTLGMTFSGAMSINPSLYQQLPYDPVKDFAPITIVAVSPLVIAVSPKLGPKSLGEFLALAKKDPGKLTFGSAGTGSTQHLSMELLKSTAGVDMLHVPYKGSSAALVDVQSGLISAVSDNAITLVPLIQSGQLVPLAVETAQRIQSLPQVPTVAESGYPGFQAAGWYGLLAPAGTPQPVVAQLNAALREMVGKPDFTQWLRQQGMEPQTDTPEGFGRYIGQEKDKWAQVIKTAKVPLQASR